CTGTCGGAGGAAAGACCGCACAACTGAGGGACGAATGGGGCTATCCCCTGTGGCACGGTACCGGGTGGCACTACTACAGCCCGGACTGGAATCAGGGGACCCGTACAAGAATCCAGGGGACGGTGCGCAAGGTGCGCAGGCGGACTCACGGTCAGTTCCTCGACAAGGGGTACGAGCTTCTGGTCGAGGCTGACGGGGTTCGGCACATCGTCTTTGTCGCACCCAACTGGGACGTCAAACATCTCGGTCTGAAGATCCGCAAGGGCCAGGAGATCAAAGTGGCTGGTTCCTTCATCAATTCCCAGTCACGCCCAGAAATGGTGGCCCGGTATCTCGTCGCCGAAGGAAAGCGTTGGAGATTCCGGACAAAGACGGGCTCTCCGCTCTGGGTGGTCGGGGCCAAGTGATCTGCAGCCTTTGGTGTCAAGAGGGCAAGATCGCACTACGCCACGCAAGGATAGAGTCAGCAAAAGGAACCGGCGAAACTTCCTGGGGCCTCATCACGCTCACTTGTCGCTCTCGTAGCCCTCCCTTATGCAAGGTCTGCCCGAGAAATCGTTTCGGATCGAATACACCGGCTGGTCCACCAAAGTGGGCCTAAAGCTGGGCTTCTGAGGAAGCCTCAGACTGCTTTTCGAAAGAGCGTGAAGATGAACGCCTGACTCTTGCCGGCCGGGGTCTGGTGGAGCTGCTCTCGACTCCCTTCGAGTCGAAACGACCCACCGAGCTCTTCAGCCAACGTTTCGACCGAGTAGCGCTGAACGTCGAGGCCGCTGCACTTCGGCGGGCCTTCGAGCGAAAAGGTCGCAACGATGGCCCGGCCACCGGGCCTCAGCGCCCGTTCCATGACCTCGATATAGCGCTGCCGGTCGGCAGCATCTGTCAGGAAGTGAAACACCGCGCGATCGTGCCAGAGGTCGTGGACTCGTTCGGGTTGCCAGCGAGTGACGTCGCATTCGACCCAATCGACGGAGGTCCCCTTGTTTCCGAGCCGTCGCCGGGCTCGTTCCAAGGCGGCCAAGGAGACATCGAGGACCGTAAGATCCTCGTAGCCGCGTTCGAGAAGCCAATCGACCAGAAGTGAGTCTCCCCCGCCA
This portion of the Rhodothermales bacterium genome encodes:
- a CDS encoding class I SAM-dependent methyltransferase, whose protein sequence is MTRQSHWNRVYSTRSAEELSWFQEHPAVSIELIELASLGPSAAVIDVGGGDSLLVDWLLERGYEDLTVLDVSLAALERARRRLGNKGTSVDWVECDVTRWQPERVHDLWHDRAVFHFLTDAADRQRYIEVMERALRPGGRAIVATFSLEGPPKCSGLDVQRYSVETLAEELGGSFRLEGSREQLHQTPAGKSQAFIFTLFRKAV